AACAGATACTTTGGAAAATAATAATAAAAGATAGAGAGCTGGGAGAAAATCCCAGCTTTTTTATATTTTTTGTATCTATTTATAAACTCTTGGCTTAAAGTTACGTCTAAAGAGTGTAGATATTTAGAAACAAGGAGGAAAATATGAAATTTGATTTTAATTATTATAACCCAACTAAGATTTATTTTGGAAAGACAGCTCTTAATAATTTGAAAAAAGAGTTGGCAAACTATGGAGAAAATATACTTTTAGTTTATGGAAAAAATTCTATTAAGAAAAATGGATTATACGATAAAGTAATGGAGATTTTAAAAGAATCTAATAAAAAAGTGGTGGAACTTCAAGGGATAAAATCAAACCCTACATACACTCAAATGATGGAGGGAGCAAGACTTGTAAAAGAAAATAATGTTGATTTGATATTGGCAGTTGGTGGAGGTTCTGTTATAGATTGTTCTAAGGGAATAGCTGTTTCAGCTTACTCAGAAGAAGATCCTTGGCAAAAATATTGGGTGGACTGTAAAAGAGTGGACAATAAAGTTGTACCAGTGGGAAGTATTCTTACAATGGTAGGAACTGGTTCAGAGATGAATGGAGGTTCTGTAATCACTAACGAAGAAAAAATGCTTAAAAATGGCAGGGTTTTCCCAGCTAACGTTTATCCAAAATTCTCTATACTAAATCCAGAATATACATATACTGTTCCTAAAAATCAAATGGTAAGTGGAATATTTGATACACTTTCACACCTTATGGAGCAATATTTCTCTGGAGATGATAACAACACTACTGATTATGTAATCGAAGGAGTTATGAATGCTTTGATTGATAACGCAAGAGTGGCTATAGAAAATCCAATGGACTACGAAGCAAGAAGTAATATTATGTGGTGTGCTACTTTAGGTCTAAATACTGTAACAGGTCTTTCTAAGGAGCAAGACTGGGAAGTTCATATGATAGAACACCAAGTGGGAGCTTATACAGATTGCCCTCACGGAATAGGTTTAGCTATAGTTTCAGTTCCTTATTATAGATATATTTATAAATATGGTTTAGATAAATTTGTAAGATTTGCTAAAAAAGTATGGAAAATCCACGGAAAAGATATGAGCAAAGATGAGATTGCCCTTGCTGGAATAGAAAAACTTTCTGATTTTATAAAAGAATTGGGAATCCCTACAACTTTAAGAGAGATTGGAGCTACTGAAGAGATGTTGCCATTGATTGCAAATTCTACTGAAATTATGGATAGTGGGTATAAAAAATTAACTGCTGACGAGATTTTGGAAATCTTAAAGAAAGCATATTAAAATATTAAAAAAATAACCTAGGGTCACAAGCCTTAGGTTTTTTTCTTAAAATAAAAATAAGGGCTGTTGCATTTCTATTAAAAAGAATATAGATTAAAAATTACGGAAATTATGGAGAAAAATTAGATTTATAAAGCGATATCGAATGCTAAAAATCACAACTGTTTGAGCGATAGCGAGTTTTGTGATTTTAATGAGATGAGCTTATAATAAATCAATTTTTCGTAATCTGTAGTAATTTTTAATCCTATATTTCTTAAATCTGCAACAGCCCTAATTTATTATAAAACTAGTTATTTACTTTTATAAAACCTCTCTTATAAGCGTTTAGAAGTTCGTATAAATCATCAATTTGTTTTTGGATATTTTCTCCAACATCTGTATCTTTTACCTTTTTTCTCTCCAAAACTCTCTTGATAACTCTAGTAGATGAATGAATATCTATACAATTAGCGATAGCTGTATTGACATCTTCAAAAGGTTGATGAGATACTAATTTTAGTCCGTAAGAGTTGTAAATCAAAGTATATCCAGCTAAACCAGTTTCTTTTTGGTAGGCTTTTGAAAATCCTCCGTCAATAACAATTAGTTTATTATTAGCTTTGATTGGGCTTTCTCCACGTTTTTCTTTGACTGGCATATGCCCATTGATTATATGGGATTTATCTGGGTCAAGTCCAAACTCTCCAAATATTTTATTAATAAACTCTTGATTTTCATATAAAGAGTAGTAAGGATTTTTATTCTCCTTATGAAGTTCCTTGTCAGTAGTGAAATATCTTTCAAAAGTTTTCATTGCGTCCTTACCAAAAAGAGGAGAGTTTTCTCCACACCACAAGTACCACATAATATCCATACATATCTCTTTCATCTGTTTGTCAGTTTTGTTAAAGTATCCCTCTCTGCAAACTCTATCTAATTCTTCAAGATATTTTTTACCAGAAAGTTTTTTACCAAAAAGCTCTACCTTTGTAAACTCCCCATTTTTATCAACAGGTATGCAACCGTGGAATAAAAGGTTTGAGTTATATTTCAAGAACATACTACCTTTAGAGAAAAGAAACTTTGTATGTCTTTGTAATTTCTCACTATGGATAAAACTTTGTTTTAATTTTTCCAAAATTTCTTCCTCTTCCTCAGTCAATCTATATGGATCTTTTGGATCGATTGTAGGGAAGTTTGTATCAGTCATTGGATATTCTTTTCCATTGATTGTTACAATTCCACGAGAATAATCGATTTTATCA
This genomic window from Fusobacterium perfoetens contains:
- a CDS encoding iron-containing alcohol dehydrogenase, with product MKFDFNYYNPTKIYFGKTALNNLKKELANYGENILLVYGKNSIKKNGLYDKVMEILKESNKKVVELQGIKSNPTYTQMMEGARLVKENNVDLILAVGGGSVIDCSKGIAVSAYSEEDPWQKYWVDCKRVDNKVVPVGSILTMVGTGSEMNGGSVITNEEKMLKNGRVFPANVYPKFSILNPEYTYTVPKNQMVSGIFDTLSHLMEQYFSGDDNNTTDYVIEGVMNALIDNARVAIENPMDYEARSNIMWCATLGLNTVTGLSKEQDWEVHMIEHQVGAYTDCPHGIGLAIVSVPYYRYIYKYGLDKFVRFAKKVWKIHGKDMSKDEIALAGIEKLSDFIKELGIPTTLREIGATEEMLPLIANSTEIMDSGYKKLTADEILEILKKAY